CTACAATGCACCTAACTCTAGGGTACAGGGATGTTCAAAAAAACACACCACTAACGCAAACACACCACTAATGCCCTCATGTAGCCTACATTATGGTGGgtaaatgaacaaataagcaaGTCATCAATATGGTAAAGCCGGGCAATTTGGCAAAGAAGACAAATCACTCAGCCTTGCCTATGGCTACCTTTCTAGTCTCATCATCTGTTGGTTCCCCTCTCCTGCCTAATGCCTTAAGAATATTGAAGTGTTAATAGTCTCCATCATAAACCATACTGTTTCACTCCTTCAAGCTGCTATTCATGCTGTTGCTTCTACTAGGAAGGATCTCATCTTTCCTTCCCTTCAAGAGTCAACCTAAGTATTACCTTTTCTCTGCCACTCATAGCTGTGGTAGTGTCCCTCCCTATACTCCCTCCTAAGTACTCTGTCCATACCTCAATCACCACACTCTTTAACACATTATGCTGGAATCTCCTACTTCCACATATCTTTCCCACTAGACTATAACCTACTAGAAATTAGGGAGCACGGCTTACTCATTTTGGTATACTAATGCTATATACAGGTTCAATACACAAGTACTCAATTTTTGCTGAACTGAATTTGGAAGTAATACCTCCATGtgtagcatttaaaaattattcaggaaaTAGATTTACTCACTCTTTCTTGAAATCTGGAAATTTCATCAGCagcagttttccttttttctgccttttctgccTTTTCCCTTATCTCCTTTTCAAGCCTCAAAAATTCTtcctgttctttcttctgctgggtatAACTTTCTAGTAGTAATTTTAACTTAAACTGGCGCTGGCGTTCTTTCTGacgttttttctctttctcttcctcttcttttaagtGGGAAGCATATTTCATTGACATTTctatacttttctgtttcttccaagCTTCAACTgccaatttctgtttctttctttgttcttctttttgcttttgattatCTTCTTGTTTATTATGAAAAAGCATAGGTGTGTTGTTTGCCTTTTCGTTTAACTTGaaaatttcctcccttttttgCTGCTTTTTAGTTTTCCAACTCTGAATCgactaaatgatttttttaaaaaaagaaagcaaaagaaaaaagttttttaacagccaaaagtattttcaaatacatCAATTCCATCTTTCTAGAAAAAATATTGATTGCGGGATGCTGGATGCTTAGGTTtttcagctttgttttgtttttaaccaatgcaatttttttctacttctgttttttaaaaattactgtctCTTAAAACTGTGAATAATGGGTTATCCTTTtggccttcctctttctctcttagtCACCAGGTTCACAAGGACAACAACTCATGAACTATCCTTCtcctctttaccttttttttttttttttgagacggagtttcgctcttgttgcgcgggctggagtgcagtcgcacaatctcagctcactgcaacctctgcctcccaggttcaagagattctcccgtctcagcctcccaagaaggcAGGATTATAGGCCCCAGCCACCATGttcggctaattttgttgtatttttagtacagatggtgtttcatcatgttggccaggctggtcttgaactcctgacctcagatgattcacccaccttggcctcccaaagtgctgggattacaggtgtgagccaccacgccgggcctacctgcttcttttattttcatgggCAACATCCCTTTCCTCTAATCATCTCATTTCTGCTTCCAAATTCTCTTTCTAGGCTTAGAATACTTTCTAAGTGATCTTTATCTGGTCAAATATCAGAAGAAGAATTAAGAGTAAGGTGGTTAAGAACATGAGTGCTGAAGCCAGACTATTTGGGaccaaatcctggctttgccatttaCTAGGTGTCGCGTTGGATGAGCCACTAAACTTCTCTGTCCTCattttgctcatctataaaaagTGGTAGGTAGTATTTCTTGCACAGTGTTGTTacgaagattaaatgagttagcaTCTGGCACATGGTGCTTCCTaggtatgtataaataaataaataaataaataaaacagcacaATAGCTACAGAGCTGTCTTTACATATGGgtatgtaaaaattatttcaaattctagCAGGCTTCTCCATGCCATTTAGGGCATATTCCAAGTCAAGAAACTATTTCCTCATCTTTCCTTATGGTGTATCATTCATTCTACTCAATAAATCCTTatggtatgtatatatactatatacaagGCAATGTGATAGGAACAATGAAACAATATTAAAGCTACACCAAATGCCATCTAGTACAGTGCTACTCAAAATACCAGTCTGCAAAAATATCAGGAATTTGTGTCAAAAGGCAAATCAATGCACTGCTTCTTCCAATGTGAAAattttctatggaaaaaaaaagccaactgaACTAAACGGTGTTCACTGCATAGTTAATTCTGGTGCAACCATTTTATCCCACTGTAAACCAGTAACAGTTTGCAAACCCATATTTAGTCCATGGACCAAGTCTGAGCAGCACTGTTCTAGATGAAATTCAACATGGGCATACCATGACACATCATATAAAAGGTGTAAGTGTTAGTGAAATCCTGAGGGAAGCTACTTATGTTTGGGTGGGCAAGGAGGAGGCAACATCTGATCTGGGCCAATTTTGATAAGCTGGGATtggagggggaaagaaagaatggaggtTCCAGAAAGTGAGAACAAGATAAGCAAGGGCATTCAGGCCAGAAAGTTCAGCGCATGTCTGAAAATGTCAGTATAATATCTTCACTTATTAACAACACATGATATATTAAAGGAAGTGGGagataaaaatggtaaatttcctACTCAACATCTTAAAACTCCCTAGATTTAAAACTGAACTCCTGATATTTTCCTCCaaacttccctttcttcctccaacATGCCCTACTTCAGTAAATGGCACCTCCACTTTCAAAAACCCTTCTATCTCACCCCTACATCTTGCTCATATCCTATCAAACTGATGACATATCAGTCATCAAATACCAGGAAATAGAGCAGATGGGAACAAGGAGAATAAGCTAGAATCCGAGGGGTTTACTTTTATCACAAGAAGCagtgtgtctgtttctgtttccTAAAGAGGTGGTTTTCATTAGCAGAATAAACTAGAGGACTTGGTAAAGCATAGATTTCTGGGCCCTACCCTCACAGTTCTAATCAGGTCTGGAGTTGGAGCCTGCTAAGTTCTAATAAggtcccaggtgatgctgatttTGCTGGACTAGGGACCACTTTGAGAATCCCATGTTTTCAGTATCCTGGGGAAAAAAAGCCCAAATGACTTatgtttcaaacatttttcttgaaaCCTGAAAAGTCAATTTCCCTACATTCAATTTATtgctggagggagggaagggaatgacaagaacaacaaaaatgcagCTACTCCCTCTAAAACTTTAGACTAAACATGGactcaattatttctttaatactCCTTAGGTATGCCATCTATGGAATAAACACAACTTTTTTATTAAACTAGGTAAGTCAAACTTCATCACCACtgaactctacaaaaaaaaaaaaaaaaaaaaaaagactgatttaCTGTGGTTCTCAACTAGGGGCTATTTTTCCCCTCCAGTGGATATCTGGCTAGAGACATTTTTGATAATCACAGTTAAGGAGGTATTATAAGCATCTACTCACTGGAAACCAGGGATGCCATCCTATAATGCATAGAACAGgcccctacaacaaagaattatctagctCCAAATGTCAATAGTATCAAGGTTAAGAAATATTGATCTAATGTAAAGCCAGagtaatatttttgtaaaaatggacATTTTTAGGTATCTGCCACAATCaggtgttgttttattttctggggTAGCTAACCTTTTGAGTCTTTAAAATAAGCAATATGGTTGAagtttaaaaatctcaaataaatgtttaatagtCAAAGCATTTTTTCTACTGCCTCTTGATGTTTCCATAAAAACAATGTGGCCTTTGCTGGTAAGATGACTTTTTTCAAAAGTCTCAGTGGATCTGGATTGCTCACATTTCTGAGAAGTGGATACAGAGGATTGGACCCATAATCAGAGGCTTTTTGTCCCATTGTGTTATTTGTGAGGGACACATGTTTGGCTATGAGGAAGTGCAAATGTCGTTCTATTAAATGggtaaaataactttcttttttcatttttatcttttcttgagACTAGGtctcgctcaggctagagtgcaaaggtgcaatcacagctcactgtagcctcaacctcctaggctcaagcaatcctcccacctccacttcccaagtagctgggaccacaggtcccaccatgccaagctaatttttttatattttttgtagagacggggctttgccatgttgcccaggctggtctcgatctcctgagctcaagcgatccatccgccttaacctcccaaagtgctgggattacaggtgtaagtcactgtgcctggccaaaattactTAACTTCAATGCCTCAGTTTCATCTTCTATTAGATTGTGGGGGGAGGGGAACTATAAACACACTTCATGGGATTGCTGTAAAGTTAATGAGACATGTTAAGTGTTTAGTACAGTGCCTAGGACATGGAAACACAGAATGAATAATAGCTATTGTAATtattacctctttttttctttcttctagagCCAGAAACTTTTGATACCACTTCTCATGCTGTTGAACTTCATCTTGTGTTTTTCCAGGAAGGTGTTCTAGAACTTCTTCCATAAATGTTGGCTTCCCTTTATGTTTGTTTCTCACCTTTACAAAGTTCTGGTGATCATAATCATCCCAGCCACCTTGTCGCCCTCCTGTTTGCTGAAGGAATTTTTCAAAATCTAGTACCTCTTCTGGAAGAGTACTTGGTGTTACTTTGTCTACAGGAACTTTGCTTGAGATTGCTCTGAAAGCTTTCTCTGTTTCTGAATTACCCAAAGCCCATGTGTCAATTTTTCTTGATATGGCACTCAACTCATTGTTAGTTGTCTTCTCTTCTTTAATTAGCTCTtcatatctaaaattttaaaaataaagtttgaataAGAAGACAATCCATATTAACCCTTCATTTTCCATCAAATTTAAGATACCTGACTCTTTATATCATCTTCTCCACTTaacattattaacatttataaatcTAAGCCTTAAAAGGGTCTCCTCAGAGATTAAAAACAATCTTTCAAATTCTTATTCGGGAATTTTATAGTAactaaatatgaataaaatttcactttaaacATGAAAAGCCACCTAAAcccaaaaacaagaaagatattATATTGCTTTTGTGTAAGACTCAAATACATAATAACAGAATGCATTATATACAAAAACCTAGTGGGgccagttattaaaaaaaaagtcaataattttatattaaaatgagtttaaaacATACATCAACCTCTGCTCTTCTTTAAAAGTATTAATTGCATTTTCAATTTCTTCCATCATTTCTCTGAGCTTCTCAACAACTGTAAAAGAAACACGGAGAATTATTTTGTGTCATTTTCCCATATGGCTAAAAGTTAAATATTAGGAAGAAAAAGTGGAGTGTTCCCCTAAAACATTTCTTAGCCTAAGGCATAAGAAAGCTGTGCTCAAAAGTGAATTTTTATGATTGCAATTTTTTCTGATTACAGATTTTTTCCCTATACACTCATATcataatta
This sequence is a window from Papio anubis isolate 15944 chromosome 5, Panubis1.0, whole genome shotgun sequence. Protein-coding genes within it:
- the CCDC112 gene encoding coiled-coil domain-containing protein 112 isoform X1, whose product is MAALTTVVVAAAATAVAGAVAGAGAATGTGVGATPAPQQSDGCFSTSGGIRPFHLQNWKQKVNQTKKAEFVRTAEKFKNQVINMEKDKHSHFYNQKSDFRIEHSMLEELENKLINSRKTERAKIQQQLAKIHNNVKKLQHQLKDVKPTPDFVEKLREMMEEIENAINTFKEEQRLIYEELIKEEKTTNNELSAISRKIDTWALGNSETEKAFRAISSKVPVDKVTPSTLPEEVLDFEKFLQQTGGRQGGWDDYDHQNFVKVRNKHKGKPTFMEEVLEHLPGKTQDEVQQHEKWYQKFLALEERKKESIQSWKTKKQQKREEIFKLNEKANNTPMLFHNKQEDNQKQKEEQRKKQKLAVEAWKKQKSIEMSMKYASHLKEEEEKEKKRQKERQRQFKLKLLLESYTQQKKEQEEFLRLEKEIREKAEKAEKRKTAADEISRFQERDLHKLELKILDRQAKEDEKAQKQRRLAKLKEKVENNVSRDPSRLYKPTKGWEERTKKIGPTGSGPLLHIPHRAIPTWRQGIQRRV
- the CCDC112 gene encoding coiled-coil domain-containing protein 112 isoform X2; translated protein: MGWSEAEVFPVIGLGPFLGGEDQSDGCFSTSGGIRPFHLQNWKQKVNQTKKAEFVRTAEKFKNQVINMEKDKHSHFYNQKSDFRIEHSMLEELENKLINSRKTERAKIQQQLAKIHNNVKKLQHQLKDVKPTPDFVEKLREMMEEIENAINTFKEEQRLIYEELIKEEKTTNNELSAISRKIDTWALGNSETEKAFRAISSKVPVDKVTPSTLPEEVLDFEKFLQQTGGRQGGWDDYDHQNFVKVRNKHKGKPTFMEEVLEHLPGKTQDEVQQHEKWYQKFLALEERKKESIQSWKTKKQQKREEIFKLNEKANNTPMLFHNKQEDNQKQKEEQRKKQKLAVEAWKKQKSIEMSMKYASHLKEEEEKEKKRQKERQRQFKLKLLLESYTQQKKEQEEFLRLEKEIREKAEKAEKRKTAADEISRFQERDLHKLELKILDRQAKEDEKAQKQRRLAKLKEKVENNVSRDPSRLYKPTKGWEERTKKIGPTGSGPLLHIPHRAIPTWRQGIQRRV
- the CCDC112 gene encoding coiled-coil domain-containing protein 112 isoform X3, whose protein sequence is MEKDKHSHFYNQKSDFRIEHSMLEELENKLINSRKTERAKIQQQLAKIHNNVKKLQHQLKDVKPTPDFVEKLREMMEEIENAINTFKEEQRLIYEELIKEEKTTNNELSAISRKIDTWALGNSETEKAFRAISSKVPVDKVTPSTLPEEVLDFEKFLQQTGGRQGGWDDYDHQNFVKVRNKHKGKPTFMEEVLEHLPGKTQDEVQQHEKWYQKFLALEERKKESIQSWKTKKQQKREEIFKLNEKANNTPMLFHNKQEDNQKQKEEQRKKQKLAVEAWKKQKSIEMSMKYASHLKEEEEKEKKRQKERQRQFKLKLLLESYTQQKKEQEEFLRLEKEIREKAEKAEKRKTAADEISRFQERDLHKLELKILDRQAKEDEKAQKQRRLAKLKEKVENNVSRDPSRLYKPTKGWEERTKKIGPTGSGPLLHIPHRAIPTWRQGIQRRV